In a single window of the Niabella ginsenosidivorans genome:
- a CDS encoding DUF4249 domain-containing protein, whose amino-acid sequence MKLRYYLWLIVLLSCKDRYYPDIASTGTGYLVVEGVLNAGEGPTTITLSRTMPLNKSSQPVYESGATVSVEGSDNSTKALIMTSPGVYYNDELGLSPDVQYRVRIQTTDGKEYLSDFVKVKTTPPIDDIGWKQTNDGDVQVYVNTHDPANNTIYYKWDFDETWEIHSAYQSSLIYDPASSEADPYGVRPRIFPQEDVYRCWKYGHSTNILIASSAKLTSDVIYQSTIKSIPAGDEQLSVLYSVLVRQYALDKAAYEFYDLMKKNTESLGTIFDPMPSELRGNIHNTTNPNDIVIGFIAASTVTQKRAFVTSPPGWRFNMYCNTIFIPENRDSTAFYFKGAYIPINNNSRETPPAQGYDASTPFCVDCTTRGGQNQKPSYWP is encoded by the coding sequence ATGAAGTTGCGATACTATTTATGGCTGATCGTTCTCCTGTCCTGCAAGGACCGGTACTATCCGGACATTGCCTCAACCGGTACCGGCTATCTGGTAGTAGAAGGAGTATTAAATGCAGGAGAAGGCCCTACAACAATCACCCTGTCAAGAACAATGCCGCTTAATAAAAGCAGCCAGCCCGTTTATGAATCCGGCGCAACCGTATCCGTTGAAGGCAGCGACAATTCCACAAAAGCACTAATAATGACCAGCCCCGGTGTCTATTATAATGACGAACTTGGGCTTTCTCCGGATGTCCAGTACCGCGTGCGCATTCAAACAACAGACGGGAAAGAATACCTTTCTGATTTTGTAAAGGTAAAAACAACTCCGCCGATCGACGACATCGGATGGAAACAAACCAATGACGGCGACGTTCAGGTTTATGTAAATACACATGACCCTGCTAATAATACCATCTATTACAAATGGGATTTTGATGAAACCTGGGAAATCCACAGCGCCTACCAGTCTTCCCTGATCTATGATCCGGCTTCATCCGAAGCTGATCCTTACGGCGTGCGGCCAAGAATCTTTCCACAGGAAGACGTTTACAGATGCTGGAAATACGGGCATTCCACCAATATTTTGATTGCCAGCTCTGCCAAGCTGACCTCCGATGTTATTTATCAGAGTACTATAAAAAGTATACCGGCCGGAGATGAGCAGCTTTCCGTATTATACAGTGTTCTGGTAAGGCAATATGCCCTGGATAAGGCAGCCTATGAATTCTATGATCTTATGAAAAAAAATACGGAATCGCTGGGTACAATCTTTGACCCGATGCCTTCAGAACTGCGAGGAAATATTCATAACACCACGAACCCGAACGATATTGTAATAGGATTTATTGCCGCCAGTACTGTTACACAAAAGAGAGCCTTTGTTACAAGCCCTCCCGGCTGGCGCTTTAATATGTATTGCAATACCATTTTTATACCGGAAAACAGGGACAGTACAGCGTTCTATTTTAAGGGCGCTTACATTCCTATAAATAATAATAGCAGGGAAACACCTCCTGCTCAGGGGTATGACGCGTCTACTCCCTTCTGTGTGGATTGTACGACCAGAGGAGGACAAAATCAAAAACCATCTTACTGGCCTTAA